In Streptomyces sp. NBC_01408, one DNA window encodes the following:
- the recF gene encoding DNA replication/repair protein RecF — translation MHVSHLSLADFRSYARAEVPLDPGVTAFVGPNGQGKTNLVEAIGYLATLGSHRVSSDAPLVRMGADRAIIRAAVTQGERQQLVELELNPGRANRARINRSSQVRPRDVLGIVRTVLFAPEDLALVKGDPGERRRFLDELVTARSPRMAAVRSDYERVLKQRNTLLKSAAMARRHGGRSMDLSTLDVWDQHLARTGAELLAQRLDLIATLLPLADKAYEQLAPGGGPLGLAYRSSAGEPVDSGEARGREALYEVLLAALSEVRKQEIERGVTLVGPHRDDVLLRLGELPAKGYASHGESWSYALALRLASYELLRSEGSEPVLILDDVFAELDARRRERLAELVAPGEQVLVTAAVDDDVPGVLAGARFGVSGGEVTRL, via the coding sequence ATGCACGTTTCGCATCTCTCGTTGGCCGACTTCCGCTCGTACGCCCGGGCCGAGGTTCCCCTCGACCCGGGCGTCACGGCTTTCGTGGGCCCCAACGGCCAGGGCAAGACCAACCTCGTCGAGGCCATCGGCTACCTGGCGACGCTGGGCAGCCACCGGGTCTCCTCGGACGCCCCGCTCGTACGGATGGGCGCGGACCGGGCGATCATCCGCGCCGCCGTCACCCAGGGCGAGCGCCAGCAGCTGGTGGAGCTGGAGCTCAATCCGGGCCGGGCGAACCGGGCCCGGATCAACCGCTCCTCGCAGGTCCGGCCGAGGGACGTGCTGGGCATAGTCCGCACGGTCCTGTTCGCGCCGGAGGACCTGGCCCTGGTGAAGGGCGACCCGGGCGAGCGCCGCCGGTTCCTGGACGAGCTCGTCACGGCGCGCTCGCCCCGGATGGCGGCGGTCCGCTCCGATTACGAGCGGGTGCTCAAGCAGCGCAACACCCTGCTGAAGTCCGCGGCGATGGCCCGCAGGCACGGCGGCCGCTCCATGGACCTGTCCACCCTGGACGTGTGGGACCAGCACCTCGCCCGCACGGGCGCGGAGCTGCTGGCGCAGCGCCTCGACCTGATCGCGACCCTGCTGCCGCTGGCGGACAAGGCCTACGAGCAGCTCGCGCCCGGCGGCGGCCCGCTGGGGCTCGCGTACCGCTCCTCGGCGGGCGAGCCGGTGGACAGCGGAGAGGCGCGCGGCCGCGAGGCGCTGTACGAGGTGCTGCTGGCGGCCCTGTCGGAGGTGCGCAAGCAGGAGATCGAGCGGGGCGTGACCCTGGTCGGCCCGCACCGCGACGACGTACTGCTGCGGCTGGGCGAGCTGCCGGCGAAGGGGTACGCGAGCCACGGCGAGTCCTGGTCGTACGCGCTGGCGCTGCGGCTGGCCTCGTACGAGCTGCTGCGCTCCGAGGGCAGCGAGCCGGTGCTGATCCTGGACGACGTGTTCGCGGAGCTGGACGCGCGGCGCCGGGAGCGGCTGGCGGAGCTGGTGGCACCGGGCGAGCAGGTCCTGGTGACGGCGGCTGTCGACGACGATGTCCCGGGTGTGCTGGCGGGGGCGCGGTTCGGGGTGTCCGGTGGTGAGGTGACCCGGCTGTGA
- a CDS encoding DUF721 domain-containing protein, protein MSDQDKEPRKTPEVSGVDLARQALAAAREQARARGNAAAGRKRQQPGLRSGARADGRDPMPLMAALDRLRTERGWEMPMAVAGVMERWPEIVGPEIAAHCEPERYEDRELVVRCDSSAWAAQLKLLAPQLVARLNADLGQGTVRLIKVHGPGGKPKRYGPWRAPGSTGPGDTYG, encoded by the coding sequence GTGAGCGATCAGGACAAGGAACCGCGCAAGACCCCGGAGGTCTCCGGAGTGGACCTCGCGCGGCAGGCCCTCGCGGCGGCGCGGGAGCAGGCGCGGGCCCGCGGCAACGCGGCGGCCGGCCGCAAGCGCCAGCAGCCGGGGCTGCGCTCCGGCGCGCGTGCGGACGGCCGCGACCCCATGCCGCTGATGGCGGCCCTGGACCGGCTGCGCACCGAGCGCGGCTGGGAGATGCCGATGGCGGTGGCGGGCGTGATGGAGCGCTGGCCGGAGATCGTCGGCCCGGAGATCGCGGCGCACTGTGAACCGGAGCGGTACGAGGACCGTGAACTGGTCGTCCGGTGCGATTCCTCGGCGTGGGCCGCGCAGCTGAAGCTGCTCGCTCCACAGCTGGTCGCGCGGCTGAATGCGGATCTGGGCCAGGGCACGGTCCGGCTGATCAAGGTCCACGGACCGGGCGGCAAGCCCAAGCGGTACGGGCCCTGGCGGGCGCCGGGGAGCACGGGGCCGGGGGACACGTACGGCTGA
- the gyrB gene encoding DNA topoisomerase (ATP-hydrolyzing) subunit B encodes MLCQKGRFVADSGNPNDNQSTVGQNGEVTSSYDASAIQVLEGLDAVRKRPGMYIGSTGERGLHHLVYEVVDNSVDEALAGHADTIDVTILADGGVRVVDNGRGIPVGIVPSEGKPAVEVVLTVLHAGGKFGGGGYAVSGGLHGVGVSVVNALSTKVAVEVKTDGYRWTQDYKLGVPTAALAKNEETSETGTSVTFWADGDIFETTEYSFETLSRRFQEMAFLNKGLTLSLTDERESAKATMGADSAEETDEDQARTVRYYYEGGIVDFVKYLNSRKGELIHPTVIDVEAEDKERMLSVEIAMQWNSQYTEGVYSFANTIHTHEGGTHEEGFRAAMTGLVNRYAREKKFLREKDDNLAGEDIREGLTAIISVKLGEPQFEGQTKTKLGNTEAKTFVQKVVHEHLNDWFDRNPNEAADIIRKSIQAATARVAARKARDLTRRKGLLESASLPGKLSDCQSNDPTKCEIFIVEGDSAGGSAKSGRNPMYQAILPIRGKILNVEKARIDKILQNTEVQALISAFGTGVHEDFDIEKLRYHKIILMADADVDGQHINTLLLTFLFRFMRPLVEAGHVYLSRPPLYKIKWGRDDFEYAYSDRERDALVELGKQNGKRIKEDSIQRFKGLGEMNAEELRITTMDVDHRVLGQVTLDDAAQADDLFSVLMGEDVEARRSFIQRNAKDVRFLDI; translated from the coding sequence GTGCTGTGCCAGAAAGGGCGCTTCGTGGCCGATTCCGGCAACCCCAACGACAACCAGTCCACAGTCGGCCAGAACGGCGAGGTCACCTCCTCGTACGACGCCAGTGCGATCCAGGTCCTCGAAGGCCTGGACGCGGTCCGCAAGCGGCCCGGCATGTACATCGGCTCGACCGGTGAGCGCGGGCTCCACCACCTCGTCTACGAGGTGGTCGACAACTCCGTCGACGAGGCCCTGGCCGGGCACGCGGACACCATCGACGTGACGATCCTCGCCGACGGCGGCGTGCGCGTGGTCGACAACGGCCGCGGTATCCCGGTCGGCATCGTGCCGTCCGAGGGGAAGCCGGCCGTCGAGGTCGTGCTGACGGTCCTGCACGCGGGCGGCAAGTTCGGCGGTGGCGGCTACGCCGTCTCCGGCGGTCTGCACGGCGTCGGTGTGTCCGTCGTGAATGCCCTGTCGACCAAGGTCGCGGTCGAGGTCAAGACCGACGGGTACCGCTGGACCCAGGACTACAAGCTCGGTGTCCCGACGGCGGCCCTCGCCAAGAACGAGGAGACGTCCGAGACCGGCACCTCGGTCACCTTCTGGGCCGACGGCGACATCTTCGAGACCACCGAGTACTCCTTCGAGACGCTCTCGCGCCGCTTCCAGGAGATGGCCTTCCTCAACAAGGGCCTGACCCTCTCGCTGACGGACGAGCGCGAGTCGGCGAAGGCCACCATGGGCGCCGACTCGGCCGAGGAGACCGACGAGGACCAGGCGCGCACGGTCCGGTACTACTACGAGGGCGGCATCGTCGACTTCGTGAAGTACCTGAACTCGCGCAAGGGTGAGCTGATCCACCCGACGGTCATCGACGTCGAGGCCGAGGACAAGGAGCGCATGCTCTCGGTCGAGATCGCGATGCAGTGGAACTCGCAGTACACCGAGGGCGTCTACTCCTTCGCGAACACGATCCACACGCACGAGGGCGGCACCCACGAAGAGGGCTTCCGCGCGGCGATGACGGGTCTGGTGAACCGCTACGCGCGCGAGAAGAAGTTCCTGCGCGAGAAGGACGACAACCTCGCCGGTGAGGACATCCGCGAGGGTCTGACCGCGATCATCTCGGTGAAGCTGGGCGAGCCGCAGTTCGAGGGCCAGACCAAGACCAAGCTGGGCAACACGGAGGCCAAGACCTTCGTGCAGAAGGTCGTGCACGAGCACCTCAACGACTGGTTCGACCGCAACCCGAACGAGGCCGCGGACATCATCCGCAAGTCGATCCAGGCGGCCACCGCGCGCGTCGCGGCCCGCAAGGCCCGTGACCTGACCCGTCGCAAGGGCCTGCTGGAGAGCGCCTCGCTGCCGGGCAAGCTGAGCGACTGCCAGTCGAACGACCCGACGAAGTGCGAGATCTTCATCGTCGAGGGCGACTCGGCCGGCGGTTCCGCCAAGTCCGGCCGCAACCCGATGTACCAGGCCATCCTGCCGATCCGCGGCAAGATCCTGAACGTCGAGAAGGCCCGTATCGACAAGATCCTCCAGAACACCGAGGTCCAGGCGCTGATCAGCGCCTTCGGCACGGGTGTGCACGAGGACTTCGACATCGAGAAGCTCCGCTATCACAAGATCATCCTGATGGCGGACGCCGACGTCGACGGCCAGCACATCAACACCCTGCTGCTGACCTTCCTGTTCCGCTTCATGCGGCCGCTGGTCGAGGCCGGGCACGTGTACCTGTCGCGTCCCCCGCTCTACAAGATCAAGTGGGGCCGGGACGACTTCGAGTACGCGTACTCCGACCGCGAGCGCGACGCCCTGGTGGAGCTCGGCAAGCAGAACGGCAAGCGGATCAAGGAAGACTCGATCCAGCGCTTCAAGGGTCTGGGCGAGATGAACGCCGAGGAGCTGCGCATCACCACGATGGACGTCGACCACCGCGTGCTCGGCCAGGTCACCCTGGACGACGCGGCGCAGGCCGACGACCTGTTCTCGGTGCTGATGGGTGAGGACGTCGAAGCACGGCGCTCCTTCATCCAGCGCAACGCCAAGGACGTTCGCTTCCTCGACATCTGA
- the gyrA gene encoding DNA gyrase subunit A has product MADETTPTAENSAEEQPVMRIEPVGLETEMQRSYLDYAMSVIVSRALPDVRDGLKPVHRRVLYAMYDGGYRPEKGFYKCARVVGDVMGTYHPHGDSSIYDALVRLAQPWSMRMPLVDSNGNFGSPGNDPAAAMRYTECKLMPLAMEMLRDIDEETVDFTDNYDGRNQEPTVLPARFPNLLVNGSAGIAVGMATNIPPHNLREVAAGAQWALEHPEASHEELLDALLERIKGPDFPSGALVVGRKGIEEAYRTGRGSITMRAVVAVEEIQNRQCLVVTELPYQTNPDNLAQKIADLVKDGKVGGIADVRDETSSRTGQRLVIVLKRDAVAKVVLNNLYKHTDLQTNFGANMLALVDGVPRTLSVDAFIRHWVQHQIEVIVRRTRFRLRKAEERAHILRGLLKALDAIDEVIALIRRSNTVEIAREGLMGLLEIDEIQANAILEMQLRRLAALERQKIVAEHDELQAKINEYNAILASEARQRSIVSEELAAIVDKFGDDRRSKLVPFDGDMSIEDLIAEEDIVVTITHGGYVKRTKTEDYRSQKRGGKGVRGTKLKQDDLVDHFFVSTTHHWLLFFTNKGRVYRSKAYELPDAGRDARGQHVANLLAFQPDEKIAQILAVRDYEVAPYLILATKGGLVKKTALKDYDSPRSGGVIAINLRETEDGSDDELIGAELVSAEDDLLLISKKAQSIRFTATDDALRPMGRATSGVKGMSFREGDELLSMSVVRPGTFVFTATDGGYAKRTPVDEYRVQGRGGLGIKAAKIVEDRGSLVGALVVDETDEILAITLSGGVIRTRVNEVRETGRDTMGVQLINLGKRDAVVGIARNAEAGQEADEVEADEIGTETESETEAADGQAAEAAEGTQPSAGEHEE; this is encoded by the coding sequence ATGGCCGACGAAACCACCCCCACCGCCGAGAACTCCGCGGAGGAGCAGCCCGTCATGCGGATCGAGCCCGTCGGGCTCGAGACGGAGATGCAGCGCTCCTACCTCGACTACGCGATGTCCGTCATCGTGTCCCGCGCCCTGCCGGACGTACGGGACGGCCTCAAGCCGGTCCACCGGCGCGTGCTGTACGCGATGTACGACGGCGGCTACCGGCCCGAGAAGGGCTTCTACAAGTGCGCCCGTGTCGTCGGTGACGTCATGGGCACCTACCACCCGCACGGTGACTCCTCGATCTACGACGCCCTGGTCCGCCTGGCCCAGCCGTGGTCGATGCGGATGCCGCTGGTGGACAGCAACGGCAACTTCGGCTCCCCGGGCAACGACCCGGCGGCCGCGATGCGCTACACCGAGTGCAAGCTGATGCCGCTGGCCATGGAGATGCTCCGGGACATCGACGAGGAGACCGTCGACTTCACGGACAACTACGACGGCCGCAACCAGGAGCCCACGGTCCTGCCGGCCCGCTTCCCGAACCTGCTGGTCAACGGCAGCGCCGGTATCGCGGTCGGCATGGCCACCAACATCCCGCCGCACAACCTCCGCGAGGTCGCGGCCGGCGCTCAGTGGGCGCTGGAGCACCCGGAGGCCTCGCACGAGGAGCTGCTCGACGCGCTCCTCGAGCGGATCAAGGGCCCCGACTTCCCGTCCGGCGCCCTCGTCGTGGGCCGCAAGGGCATCGAGGAGGCGTACCGGACCGGGCGCGGCTCCATCACGATGCGCGCGGTGGTGGCGGTCGAGGAGATCCAGAACCGCCAGTGCCTGGTGGTCACGGAGCTCCCGTACCAGACCAACCCCGACAACCTCGCGCAGAAGATCGCGGACCTGGTCAAGGACGGAAAGGTCGGCGGCATCGCCGACGTCCGCGACGAGACCTCCTCGCGGACCGGCCAGCGCCTGGTCATCGTCCTCAAGCGGGACGCGGTCGCCAAGGTCGTGCTGAACAACCTCTACAAGCACACCGACCTGCAGACGAACTTCGGCGCGAACATGCTGGCGCTCGTCGACGGCGTGCCGCGCACGCTGTCCGTCGACGCCTTCATCCGGCACTGGGTGCAGCACCAGATCGAGGTCATCGTCCGGCGTACGCGCTTCCGCCTGCGCAAGGCGGAGGAGCGCGCGCACATCCTGCGCGGCCTGCTCAAGGCGCTGGACGCGATCGACGAGGTCATCGCGCTGATCCGGCGCAGCAACACCGTCGAGATCGCGCGCGAGGGCCTGATGGGCCTCCTGGAGATCGACGAGATCCAGGCGAACGCCATCCTGGAGATGCAGCTACGCCGCCTCGCGGCCCTGGAGCGGCAGAAGATCGTCGCCGAGCACGACGAGCTCCAGGCGAAGATCAACGAGTACAACGCCATCCTGGCCTCGGAGGCCCGTCAGCGGTCCATCGTCAGCGAGGAACTGGCGGCCATCGTCGACAAGTTCGGCGACGACCGGCGGTCCAAGCTGGTGCCCTTCGACGGTGACATGTCCATCGAGGACCTGATCGCCGAAGAGGACATCGTCGTCACGATCACCCACGGCGGCTACGTCAAGCGGACCAAGACCGAGGACTACCGCTCGCAGAAGCGCGGCGGCAAGGGCGTGCGCGGCACGAAGCTGAAGCAGGACGACCTCGTCGACCACTTCTTCGTCTCCACCACGCACCACTGGCTGCTGTTCTTCACGAACAAGGGCCGGGTCTACCGGTCCAAGGCGTACGAGCTCCCGGACGCCGGCCGTGACGCCCGCGGGCAGCACGTGGCGAACCTGCTGGCCTTCCAGCCGGACGAGAAGATCGCGCAGATCCTCGCGGTCCGCGACTACGAGGTCGCGCCCTACCTGATCCTGGCCACCAAGGGCGGCCTGGTGAAGAAGACGGCGCTCAAGGACTACGACTCGCCCCGTTCGGGTGGTGTCATCGCGATCAACCTCCGTGAGACGGAGGACGGCAGCGACGACGAGCTGATCGGCGCCGAGCTGGTGTCCGCAGAGGACGACCTGCTGCTCATCAGCAAGAAGGCGCAGTCGATCCGCTTCACGGCGACCGACGACGCGCTGCGTCCGATGGGCCGCGCCACTTCGGGCGTGAAGGGCATGAGTTTCCGCGAGGGTGACGAACTGCTCTCCATGAGCGTGGTCCGGCCCGGTACGTTCGTCTTCACCGCGACCGACGGCGGCTACGCCAAGCGGACGCCGGTCGACGAGTACCGAGTCCAGGGCCGTGGCGGTCTGGGCATCAAGGCCGCCAAGATCGTGGAGGACCGCGGGTCCCTCGTCGGGGCGCTCGTGGTGGACGAAACGGACGAAATCCTTGCCATCACGCTCAGCGGTG